One window of the Eucalyptus grandis isolate ANBG69807.140 chromosome 6, ASM1654582v1, whole genome shotgun sequence genome contains the following:
- the LOC104452301 gene encoding probable LRR receptor-like serine/threonine-protein kinase At1g53440 has product MRNKYWNVTKTSCNDDIGLNVTTLPSGMTSIVSCDCSFINITVCHVTKIQLKGLDLIGIFPDEFGNLTYLRVINLNLNCISGSLPTTLTRIPLKILSALGNQISGIPKEIGNISTLEEFILEDNLLEGTLEPNIGNLSRLSKLELSSNNFTGTIIESFGNLKNLRTFRIDGSTLSGKIPNFIGNWTKITRLDMQGTSMEGPIPSSISLLSNLIELRISYLKGSSSNFPNLQGMTMMQTLIMRNCLLTGSIPSYIRKTDKYENIVNLSVNRLTGQVPEMMGHALDYMFLANNSLTGAVPGWVTSSKHYLDLSYNNFNGSSPISCQESQVNLVSSYASNGNNSLWCMEKDLPCSGKAQYHSLFINCGGTKTTFEGNEYEEDTSPNGPSIFSSSSSASSEKWAYSSTGLYMGKANASYIANNPFSINANGSEFYQTARLSPWSIRYYGLCMMKGNYKVRLHFAEIQYSNDKTFRSLGRRIFDVSIQGNQVLKDFNIAEEAGGVGKGIYRDFDNIYVNGSTLDIHLYWSGKGTTDVPDRGVYGPLISAIAVTPNFDVGSTGLSAGEIIGITVALVVLLVLILLVLWLTGFFGGKEVKDPDLQTGHFTLRQIKVATDNFDSVNKIGEGGFGPVYKGILLDGIIIAVKQHSPKSKQGNREFLNEIGMISALQHPNLIKLYGCCIEGNQLLLVYEYLENNSLARALFGLDEQQIELDWATRKKIVLGIARGLAYLHEESGLKIVHRDIKATNVLLDKELNAKISDFGLAKLNEEEDTHISTRVAGTIGYMAPEYAMRGYLTDKADVYSFGVVALEIVSGKSNTNYRPKDEFVYLLDWAYVLQEQGNVLELVDPRLGSDYFEEEAMRMLNLALLCTNPSPTLRPPMSSVVSMLEGKSAIQAPIIKCAATNPDPRFRAFERLGNNNQSNVSTFYQDAHPVLGSMSIEGPWINSSASSRSEDKTHGRSSESELLPDF; this is encoded by the exons ATGCGAAACAAATACTGGAATGTAACCAAAACATCATGTAATGATGATATAGGTCTAAACGTGACGACCTTGCCTTCAGGAATGACAAGCATCGTGAGTTGCGATTGTTCCTTCATTAACATCACGGTTTGTCATGTCACGAAAAT CCAGCTGAAGGGACTTGATTTGATAGGGATATTTCCTGATGAATTCGGCAACCTCACTTACCTAAGAGTCAT AAATCTCAATCTTAACTGCATCAGTGGATCACTCCCCACAACTCTTACTCGGATACCACTTAAAATTTT GTCAGCACTTGGAAATCAAATAAGTGGCATTCCTAAGGAAATTGGCAACATTAGCACGCTAGAGGAGTT CATATTGGAGGATAACTTGCTTGAAGGCACTCTTGAGCCAAACATCGGCAACTTGAGCCGATTAAGTAAGCT tGAGTTGTCTTCTAACAATTTTACGGGAACGATAATCGAATCCTTTGGCAATCTGAAGAACTTACGAACTTT TCGTATAGATGGAAGCACATTATCAGGAAAGATACCCAATTTTATTGGGAATTGGACCAAAATTACAAGATT GGATATGCAAGGCACATCTATGGAGGGACCTATTCCTTCAAGCATATCTTTGTTATCAAACTTGATTGAGTT GAGAATATCTTATTTGAAAGGTTCAAGTTCgaattttcctaatttgcaaGGCATGACCATGATGCAGACTTT GATTATGAGAAATTGCTTGCTTACTGGCTCTATTCCAAGTTACATTAGGAAAACGGACAAGTATGAGAACATTGTAA ACCTGAGTGTCAACAGATTAACCGGTCAAGTTCCTGAGATGATGGGACATGCTCTGGATTACAT GTTCCTAGCAAACAACTCCCTTACTGGAGCAGTACCTGGTTGGGTAACAAGTAGCAAGCATTATCT CGACTTATCTTACAATAATTTCAACGGTTCTTCTCCTATCAGTTGTCAGGAATCACAAGT TAATTTGGTTTCCAGTTATGCATCTAACGGAAACAACTC GCTGTGGTGCATGGAGAAGGATCTTCCTTGCAGTGGGAAAGCACAGT ACCATTCCTTGTTTATCAATTGTGGAGGAACCAAAACAACTTTTGAGGGGAATGAATATGAAGAGGACACTAGTCCAAATGGCCCATcgattttttcctcttcttcttctgcttcttcagaAAAGTGGGCATACAGCAGCACCGGGCTTTATATGGGAAAAGCCAACGCTAGTTACATAGCGAATAACCCATTTTCTATAAATGCGAATGGTTcagaattttaccaaacggctCGCCTTTCCCCCTGGTCGATCAGATACTATGGCCTTTGCATGATGAAAGGAAATTACAAAGTGCGGCTCCATTTTGCTGAAATTCAATATTCCAATGATAAAACGTTTAGAAGCCTTGGGAGACGTATATTCGATGTATCGATACAG GGCAATCAAGTGTTAAAGGATTTTAATATTGCAGAGGAAGCAGGGGGTGTTGGGAAGGGCATATACAGAGATTTTGATAACATTTACGTGAATGGTAGTACTTTAGATATTCATCTATATTGGTCAGGAAAGGGAACCACGGACGTTCCTGATAGAGGTGTCTATGGACCACTTATTTCCGCTATTGCAGTGACACCAA ACTTTGATGTTGGAAGCACTGGACTATCAGCTGGAGAAATCATTGGAATCACAGTAGCTTTAGTGGTTCTCCTTGTATTGATATTACTAGTCCTTTGGCTAACAGGATTCTTTGGCGGTAAAGAAGTTAAAGATCCAG ATCTTCAAACTGGCCATTTCACTTTAAGGCAAATCAAAGTTGCTACGGACAACTTCGACTCTGTGAATAAGATTGGTGAAGGAGGGTTTGGGCCAGTTTACA AAGGAATACTGTTGGATGGAATTATAATTGCCGTGAAGCAGCATTCTCCTAAATCAAAGCAAGGCAATCGTGAATTTCTCAATGAGATAGGCATGATATCTGCTCTCCAACACCCAAATCTCATAAAACTTTATGGTTGCTGCattgaaggaaatcaattaTTGCTGGTTTACGAATATCTGGAGAACAATAGTCTTGCCCGTGCACTTTTTG GATTAGATGAGCAGCAGATTGAGTTGGACTGGGccacaagaaagaaaatagttttgggaaTAGCAAGGGGATTGGCTTACCTTCATGAGGAATCTGGGTTGAAAATTGTTCATAGGGACATAAAAGCGACAAATGTGCTACTTGATAAGGAACTAAATGCCAAGATCTCAGATTTTGGTTTGGCCAAACTCAATGAAGAAGAGGATACGCATATCAGCACAAGGGTAGCTGGAACAAT AGGTTATATGGCTCCTGAATATGCGATGAGGGGCTACTTGACAGACAAAGCtgatgtctatagctttggagttgttgcTTTGGAAATTGTCAGCGGAAAGAGCAACACCAATTACAGGCCAAAGGATGAATTTGTTTATCTCCTTGACTGG GCCTATGTGTTACAAGAGCAAGGGAACGTTCTTGAACTCGTGGATCCGCGCCTTGGCTCCGATTACTTTGAGGAAGAGGCAATGAGAATGCTAAACCTGGCACTACTATGCACCAATCCTTCACCAACTCTCAGGCCACCAATGTCATCTGTGGTGAGCATGCTTGAAGGAAAGAGCGCAATTCAAGCACCGATAATCAAGTGCGCCGCAACAAATCCAGATCCTAGATTCAGAGCTTTTGAGAGGCTAGGTAATAACAACCAATCAAACGTCTCGACATTCTATCAGGACGCTCACCCGGTGCTCGGAAGCATGTCCATCGAAGGTCCATGGATTaattcttcagcttcttctagGAGTGAGGATAAGACCCACGGCCGTTCTTCAGAGAGCGAGCTTTTACCAGATTTTTAG